Below is a genomic region from Populus trichocarpa isolate Nisqually-1 chromosome 15, P.trichocarpa_v4.1, whole genome shotgun sequence.
ttttttttatctctaccTTTCGATTTACTTTAAAAGAAatctcaaatgtttttttaaagagtaaTTTACCTCATTTTTTCAAATGGCTATCTCTATCTTGGCAAAAATAGAAAGGTGACGAAAATTTTACTAGTCTTTTCTAAATGAAACTCTATTAAagtacaagttttttttttagcgaATTTTGGAGTTTTGACTACTCTTGCTCAAAActtaaaccatatttttttttttttgtgtttggtattgtaatgtgagatatttttaaaatatttttagtttaaaaatacattaaaataatttttttcatatctattttttattttttacaccagcacatcaaaataattaaaaaaaaatatatttttttaatattgtttcaagaaaaaatacacttttataACACTTACAGGAATAAAAGTTAATACACTATTAtaaactctctcttttttaattaatatggaaGTTCAAGCTAGTTTgagcgcacctcaactaatctcatgggCCATGAAGTTAATGATTATGTAAACCTTCAAATGATTCTGAAGTTTGTggaactcgaactggtgacctttAAGAAGTTGAGTTGTACCCCTCTAAGTTTTATtatacactatttttttttagtttaacgtaggtgtccgtgccagcttgcgtgcaccttgactaatcccacgggtcctgaagttaacgaccatgtaagcctccagtggccatcatatgagtaaccacatgGCTCAAACCTGAGACCATAAAAGGACcaaatctcttggtcccaagctcttaccactggaccaccacctagatggtttttaGTAAACACTCTTTAATAGGTTTTATAGTGGTTATCCATCATCTATGTAGATGTCATTAATATTCTCTTATTAATCTATTGGGATGGCCTCGAATCCATGCATTATTCATGATAATAGGTtattataatttacttttatctattttcttattaaaagcTCGTGTATAATAAATGTGTATttattaggcttcatgattctATTACAGTGGTTGTGAAGGGTTTTTGTacgtttttttaatgaaagtttCTCTgtcaaacagaaacaaaaaaaaaatgaaagtttttcATCTCTCTAACAATTATCATTCAACTTTTCATTTGTTACAGGAAATATTTGAGATGTTATTTTAAAAGCTTGAGAAATATGTTATTTATTGTATTCTAATGATTAATGTGTTGAGTATATGAAGTTAccgttatttatttaaatgtaaCTAAAtgtagattaaaataaaataaataaaagatctaAATAATATAATCCATGGATTTCCTATAGTGATCCTAGCACCTCTATGTAGAATTCTCTTTGGTTTGTCTAGTGCTATAAAGTGCCATTTAGATTTCCTATAGATTTCAAACGatattttatggaaaaaaattaaaaattttgtttaaaaatattttttatttattttttcgaatcgttttaatatattgatatcaaaaatatttttttaaaaataaaaaaatattttaatatatttttaaattaaaaatattaaaaaaaaaacaactattattgcACTCTCAAATACTCTCTACGAAGCTTAATCCTTTTTTccgttttcatttttatatttttggtgaCTTCCCTCCCTTCCTCTCATCTCCTTCACTCGTTAGGAGTAAGGAGATCATTGCTAACGGGGTGAGAGTTTTGTTAAGGGGCCATGTTAGAATTATCATTAAACTTGAAGAACATTATTAAGATTTAAACTTTTTTGAGGGGGCCtagtaataaattttaagagacaaataagaaaatgaacctGAAATGCAGGGGCTATAGtggatttttaaaaatccaGGGGTGGATCTAGTGATGGAATTTGTTTTGAGGCGGTAATTTGATAAATTGAATTgtaaaattgtaagaaattatAGTGTAAGGACTTATTTGAGATATATTTCGTGAATAGAGGACTTAGTTGTAAGTTgccttttatttcaaatatttgaaGGTGGTGACTAATGCTGGTTGTCActgtttgaatatttattggTGGATAGGATCGACgtttaagaaaaaggaaaaggaaaaattaatgCATAGAAATTCTCCGTTACTATTACGGTGACgtgtaaggtttttttttttttgaatgaaacgAATATTTTTGCCCGTGCCGTGTCGTTTTCTCTGGTCTTTTTGGCATGGACGGCGTCAACGACGCTCCCTGCAGACGCGTAGTCTTTCATGGCTGGCTCGATTCTAGTTTTTGTGCCATGGTCAACTCGTTATGAGGCGGTGACTGTTTGACCGTAATATGTCGTCGTTTCACctttatttcatttgaaataaaGAAGAATAACAATGAGtttgtaatgtttttaaatttggaaagtacgatttttttaaaataatttcatacgTAAAAATATAGAATcgtgcaaaaataaataaaaattaaatacaaaaacccCAATTAAATCCTAATATATAAAACACTTTCTTATCAAAAATACTTGTATTTTTCATAATCTCTTACTGACACGAAAATATCAAGTTGAAATATTAGTTTTTAGGAAttgtttggtatttttatgctatattgTGATGTGGTTGTTGTGTTACTCTATATTTGGagggtaaaaataatttttagtaattgattatttttttatatttatgaatgtttaaaacaactaaatagtatttggttattttttttttaatttttttaaatataaaatgccTAATAAGTAGTATAGTATATTAgaaatattctaaaatatattttatttatatcaaatgatCTGTGATTTCTTAAGTTTATGTGACGTGTGTGTGTTTACTAGAATgactcttaattgtttttttttttaaaaataggatGATAATACACACACAATCTCACTCATGTAGacacattatttaaaaaaacattaacaatataaaaaataattttgaaataaaattaagtaaaatactAGCATTTTTTGTATatgtaattaaagaaataaaaaaaatttaaaatataaaatgactaATAATTACTATAacgtattaaaaataatctaaaaatatattttatttatattaaataatgtaTGGTTTCTTAAATTTATACGACATgagtaagttttatttttttttaaaaaaaataagatgataatacacacacacaaagtcaatatttaaaaaacatcaatgatatacaaaagaaaatttgaaataaaacaagtaaaatactagcatgtaattaaaataaatatcattttaattaaaataaaataacacccACAAGATGAggtatctaaaaatatatattttttattttattaaaaaatattaaatacagaTTTAAAATCCTTAGAATCACCAtccatttaacattaatatttcaatttgattttgaccCTCTCTATGTcattataatgttattaaattgataatataaatTGTCATTGACACCTTTTCCTagataataaattctttttaattggcAAAGGAAAAATAGACTTGTTCTGACCGAAATTATGATCTCgtttatattttaacaaaacatggcatttttttaaaataaaataaaataaaacatgtaagaATAATAATGTAATATATTATATGGTGGGTCGATgaaattgtaatattttaatattgaacgtGGAAGAAATCTatataaatagaatattttattcattttgcatgtttttctatttgtatggcctttattttttaatactaatccgaaaaagttttttttagtaaattaaataaaaaaaccctccaacaataaaaaaaaagaagaagaaatgcatGAAAAGCACGTACActgcctttttttgtttttttttttagatttttgtaaCCTCAGCCAATAACCGACCTTGGCTAGCGTGAAGCTACAGACCAAAAGCCCATGCAGCCCGCCAAATAAACCGGACCAACTTAGCCACCCACTGGAACTCACCGCCCCCCAAAAAAACTACTGATCACAACATGAGCAGATTCAACCGGCGAGTCCAAATCCCCGATTTACAACTCCCCAAATACGACGatgcagaagaagaaggagattaTAGTGATAATAATGGAGTAGCGCGATTAACAACAACAGGGAGCAATGTGAGTGACGATCAAGAACCAGTCATGGGTGTTAAAGTTCTAAGACAAGCTTCGCGTCATAGAGATATTAAAGGGGATTATCTTGATGTTCCTTCCCATTCGTACTTGATGAAGATTTTTCAGAAACAAGGTCAGTCTATCAGTCCTTTTCAAGTTCTTATAACTTTTCtgggtattttttgttttttaactgatAATTGATTTCTGGGCCTTCATTGTTTTTGGCCATTAATCTGTTTAAAGTAGTCCTAGAGGTCTTGCTTTGTAAATGGCCAGTGggtttgtgattattttttgttttatttatttgattttgctctggttttttttgtttttcttgttgataTTGTATAGTTAGAGaatgcaaaatattttatgcGAGAACATTTAGTTTAGAAATCAACTATGTTGAATCTTGTGTTTATCAAGATTGGTTTCGTGTCTTAGAAATACTTCAAGTGAATTTAATAAGCTTGTGTGCTTAGCTAGTTGAGGTTGATGATGGGCAGTCGCAGATATTCTTCGTTGATTGCACAATGTTTAAGGCCATATATTCAAAGCTTTCGTGCCGAATTAGTTGGATCGGTTCCTGGAAGTGTCAAAATGGTGATAATTTTTGTtgaaacaacattgttttgttGACTTGGAAAGAATGGTTCTAGAATGTTGGAAATTCTTGGATTGAAGAATGGTCTTAGCTTCCTTGCTGGTAAAAGTTGTTGCCTTCAGTTTATGACAACAAGTCTGTAAATTTCAAAGTAGTGATAAATTTTGTTGAGACATCATTGTTTTGTTGACTTGGAAAGAATGGTTCTAGAATGCTGGAATTCTTAGACTGAAGAATGGTCTTAGCTTTCTTGTTGGTAAAAGTTGTTCCCTGCAGTTTATGACTTGAGTATTTACAAGTCTTGGGGCTTCTCTGTTCTCCTTTTCAAGAATAGTTTCATTACTGttcataaacatttttttttcatggaaatttttatatttcatttcaatttcaataaaaagagaaaatcagaaaatacTCATATGGTATGCATTTGTGTTTTCCTTAATATTGATTCCACGCACCATCTTAGAATATATCATTGGTTAGTGACAAATACcaaattacaatttattttatgttcaaGTAGAGGCTGGGGAGGAATAAGCAGCTAATTTGGCTGCATCTGATCCATGTACTGGCCCGAAACATTCGGGGTTCATAAgcattaatgataaaattaagtcCTTCAACCCCCTAAAACCAACACAAAGTAGCGAGCATTGATTCTGGAATGAAAGGATTATGCTCAGAAATTGACTTGGAGCATTGGTGTCCTTTAAACCTCAATCCCATCTCAGAGTTCAGGGAAGACTTGGGTTGTTAATCTGATACATATTTAAACACTCTTCCTAgcttaatatatctttaaactttcatcatctttatttttgCAGGTGATAAGCAAGTTCTCTTTGCTGATAAAGTTTTGAAATTCACTGCTTCAGGAAAGATGAAACACCGCATATTGTTAATAACTGACTTTGCCCTTTACATTATTGACCCGGAGACTAATGCGCTTAAACGACGAATAGCTCTGGCAGCTGTAGAAAAGACATGTTTGAGTGACTTAAGTGATAATTTCCTTGCAATTATCATTCCAAAAGAGTATGATCTTCTCATGGCCAGCACTAGAAAGACTGAAATAGTTGCAGTGTTAGTTGAAGCTACCAAGAGTGCTTCTGACTTTGAACTTGAGGTGGTTTTTTCCAATAGGTAAAATCGATGAACTGATATCTTTCACTGTTCTTGCATTAGTATTCAATGTTTTACTTTTCCTTTGATTTCTTAGATGATCCTAAACAGATACTTTATTGAAGGATAATTAaggtttaattttataatccaTTTATCCATGCGACATCCAGATTTTGGTTTGTTGTAATAGATGCTCATTGCTTTATCATATATGAATCTTTGGTACTGTCCTTTGTATAATGCCTATGCCATTGATTTTCAAAGCCAGTTTGTTAAATGCAAACATGTGCATAACCGGGGAATTTAGCTTATAAAAACAGTCAAGTGACTGGATATGATATGTTTGTCCTTCTGTAATCAGAGGTGACAGAGAGGTTTTCTGACTAATTTTAGAGGAAGAGAAGACTGTTAGCACTGAGAATAGTAGTGCTTTGGCCTTATATTGTATGCAAATTATAAGATATCTGCAAACATGAGATTGCTTAAAGATCAGTGTTAGGAAGGCTATCAGTTAGTTGATATCTCCTCCACCCCCACTTTCTTTTCCCCGCTCCTTGCAGGCTGAGTTGCTTTTGAAATTTGTTCTGTATGATGCTCTCACTGAAATCTGAATTGATTAGGCCCCTTACCTTTGCAGCTTTGAGTATAATGCAGATGCTGAATTGGTAAAGGAAATCCAGTTCGAGGAAGTTGAAGGTCCGTGCTTCTATAAcctgaaactattttttatcttataggCTAATTGTTCTATAACAACTGTCATACAGGTACCCACTATTACATAGTAATCGGGTAAATCAGTGTTATGTGCTCGTGAGGCCTTCTGTTCATATCCCTTCTTATGTGCATTTCAGGAGGAGTTAAAACCAGAATCACGAGGAAATGAGTAGCAGTCcacacatgattttatttgtttatagaaGTCCACacatgttttcatttgtttataGACTACACAGGACATTCATACTGTTCATTGTAAAGCGGGAAGGTCATTGCATTGGCCCATTGATATAttgttttgttgatgttgatttttttgtgtctaATCCCCGTAGTAAAAGAATTGAAGTTTTTCTCTGCGGAACTGGTTTCGGTTGTATGAAAtgaggttattttttatgttcaaaagcATAAATTGCTTTCTCCAAGAGACATCACCAGTTTCAGTTTGATTCTGCAAGTTTTTTTGGGGCACACAGCCGATTAATTTGCTATATGCCCAAGGGTGTCTGGGAAGGAAGAAGCTTAAACAATGGAAGAGACTTATTTAGCTTCTGTAAACCCTCAATGCTTACTACCGGCAATAAGCAGTTGGTTTTGCGAAGATAGTCATTTCTGAGCTCGCAGACAAACACATTCTTGAGGCGTTGATTGCTCAGCTGAGTGCATAAACAGGCTCTGCAGGGATAATAAACTAGTGGATCACCATTGACTAGTCTCTGCAAAGCAACTTGACCTGATATTCTTCTTATATTAAATTACACAGGACTGGAGATTAGGAGAAGATGCATGTGATCATGATTCTTGAAAGCATGTAGCTAGGTCCATCCACTTATTATTTAAAGGGGCAGTTTATATGGTTCCATACCACTGATTAGGTAGGTTTTTGGCACATGAAGGTATCAATGTAGAGCCACGAGTCAAGGATCCTGGACCCGCCCATGTACATTGAGAGATTGAGTTACATCATGCCGCGAAAACTACATAAACCCATAGGCATAACATTGAATTCTGACTAAATAATACAGCAGAAAAGAACCCATATTGTCTTTGCTGAGGGGAGAGTATTGCTTattaaaatgcatgtcaataatatttttttatttttaaaaatttatttttaacattaaaataatctaaaacatccaaaaatttgaaactctttgCAAGTAGATTGCACCTCGTTCTCGTTCCCAATCATATTCTTAGAGCATGTGGCTAAAAACTAATTCTATGACAAAATTTGTCACGGAAATATGAGGGTATacaaataaactcaattaattgaAACAAACAGCCCAGTTCAAttaatggaaaacaaaaattgtattGCAACTAATAGCAAGAAGAAACAATATTACTGTTGAGCTGAAGAGGTAGAAGCTACTTCAGTTGTCTGTGGTGATGGGGTTGCGACTGCAATTTCTAATTTACTTTCAGTGGATGGCCGGTCGTCGGTGCTTAGTCTCCGAATTTCCTCCACCATTTTCACCACATCAGGCATTTTGGGTCTCTGCTCTGGCATCCTCACCACACAAGCCATTCCTATTTGTAACATCTCTACCATTTCCTCCTCAATATTGGGATACCTTAAGAGCTCTAAATCAAATACTTCAGCAGTCCACTCCTCTCTTACCACAGAATTCACCCACCTCACCAAGTGAACAACTTCATCACCACCTGTGGCGTGCATGGGAGATTTTCCTGTGAGAAGCTCAAGTAGCAAGACCCCATAACTGTAGACATCAGATGCATGGGCTGCTTTCCTACTGTCTGTTACTTCTGGGGCTCGATAGCCTGCAGCCCTCATCATTGGTGGGGGCACTGGGCTCATCAGTGATGCCAAACCGATATCGGACACACAGCCATATCCTTGGGAATTGAGGAAAATGTTTGAGGATTTTATGTTTCCATGGACAAGTTTGCCACCATTCTGCGTGTGGACATGAGCAATGCCCCTTGCTGCACCAATTGCGATCTTCAGCCTTGTTTCCCAGTCTATAGGAGTGTGGCCCTCCCCTCTCTTACCTGCAAAATGTAACATTTATCTAGGAGTAATATCCCTGAAAGCTGGAAAACAGAGTGTATCACTGTAAAAGGTTTTTGACATACCATGTAGCATTGAAGACACACTGCCCTCTTCATAGAAATCATAGACCATAAGTCTCTCATCCTTGGAATAGTAATATGCCCTTAGTGGAGACACATTCGCATGCCTAATACTCCCAGCCACAATCATTTGCTGCTCAAACTCCTTTTTGGGCACAGTCACTTCCTTCAACCTCTTCACCACCACTGTGGATGCATCCTCGAGCGCGGCCTTATAAGCTATTCCAAACGTTCCCTTCCCAAGCACCTCTGCAGATGCTCTCAACAAGTCCTCCAAGTCAAATGCAAGACTACAATGCTCGAAGAAAAATAGCCTGTTGTTCTGCTCTTGGCTCTTTGAAGCTGTTTTCTTCAAAGAcgattctttcttctttgttgcTAACCCACCTTCCCTATTTTTCTTAAAGCGGCACAAAACCATCAACACAGCAATAACCACAAACCCAAGTACACAGCCACCTAGAGCAATCCCCAGGATTGCAGGTTCCCTTagttttgaggatttttttgATGGTTGAGAACTTGGTGGATGAACTGGAAGAGCAGGAGGAAGGGCATTTTCTGATGAAAGAATGTTACCAGAAAATGCAGAACTTGGAAATCTTTGAAGAGACTTGGGCACACTTCCAGTAAAATTATTGTTGGCTAATTCTAGCTGTTGCAAACTAGAGACATTTATATCAGGAATATTGCCTGAAAGGGAGTTGTTAGCAAGGTTCAAAGATGTGAGGTGGGTCAAATTTGATATTGAAGGAGGAAAGCTCCCATTGAAGCCATTATTGGAAAGATTAAGAATTGTGAGATTATTCCAAACTGAGAAATCTGAAGGCAATGGGCCAGAGAAGTTGTTggattgaagaaaaaggatggtTAAGTTCTTGAGTTTGGATAGTTCATCATAAGGGAAAGAACCTGATATACCATTAGATCCGAGGCTCAGGATCTGAATTGCTGACAAACGCCTAAGAGTGTTGGGTGGAATTGGGCCACGAAATCCTACTCCTGGCAACACGAGGGCTGTAACTCTAGAGTGATCATTGCTACAGGACACTCCAGTCCAGTTATTGCACACAGAAGTGCTCTCCTTCCAATTGACAGGGCGAGAGAGATGAATATTGTGAAGGAAATATAATAAAGCTTTCTTATCTTCAACCGGGTCAGCGGTGGTTGGCAAGAAAACTGCTccaaagaagagaaaagcaCATAAAATGAAGAACAGGCCCTTGTTCATGTTCATTCTCTCAGAACCAAACTGTTGAGCACATTTGCAACTGAACAGCAAAGTTTCTACACAAATCATGGTCACATCCACATAAATTTAGTTAAAAGATGGACTTTAATTAGAAACAGAAACAGATATGGTCTTTGCTGGTTGACATAATTATGAAGCAGATAAATGTCTTACAAATTGTCTAGAAAAATTATGGCTAATAGCCAAGACTTTTAGTATTAGGACACATTTAGTCAAAATTAGCAGCTAAAGCATGATTAGGAGACCTACTATACACTATCATGGTTCTTTATTGACTTTTGCAGCTCTCTTCACCAAACATCCTTGGACGCTGTGAAAGTGTGTGTAAATAGAAGAAATCAAGATTCAGAATCCCAAACACTAGCACAATTATCCCTTGTCATTTTCCTTTGctttccttcaaattttttttctcggaAACCAAGCAGGCAGCAGTAAAGGACAGAAAACAGAAAGCAAGATATTGAAAAGGGGGGTTCAGTTCTAAAGAAACGAAACTTACTGATTGAATGAAGAACACTTCAAAACTTGCCAAAGATCCACCACATCTACAACTAGTCAGCTTAACTCTTAGTCCCTCTGTCTTCCCCGTAAAACAATCTTAACAATCCCCATGAATATTCAATACcaagaagcaaaagaagaagaagaagacagaaTCAGTTACATCCTTGGGAAATCAGACTACAGCGAGAAAAGCAAAAGTACTAGATGACAATGATAAGTGAAGATGATTATTAATGATGGCGAGGACTGACGAATATGAGCTGTTTTTGCTTGAGAGAGCAGCATCACATGCAAGAAACTAGTTATATAATAATTGAGAAAGCAAAGTCCATGCGCACGAACAGGAGGGTGCATGTGGAGACAAAGAGAGACAACGTTTCATTAAGGATGCAAATAAGCTAATAATAACTAGTCACAACTCCAACCACTGTAACCATAGCCAATCACTACTGTTgctatatacacacacacacacagacatcaatgatatttttagattagtttTCATATACAGGAATTCAATTAATTCTtagacaaaatatttttaataggaTAATAggttagttgaattttttttaatattaaattggttaaaaattaatttttattatttattttatttatttattataagttTATTCCGATTTTAAAACTCGAGTTACACGTTTGACATATTAATTTACGTtgattcatgttattttttatcctttttaatttatcttttcttctcaattttttctttaaaattcaagtgattAAGAATTAGcctctataatttattttaatttactttctataaggttattatgCTTTCATGATTCGGATtgtgaatttaataaaataacttgaattaattcaatatattattattttattatttttttaaaaatatcatttaatatatcatcatattaatattttttaaaaacatatcatcTAACATTTTAGATGAGttcataattaattgttttaaaaaaaataatcttacctGTAATAGAGTGCGTATCAATAATCCAGTATTTTATACTGCGTAGCCTTCCTTGTTATctgtattaatttatttgtatagCTAGGTATTATATTTGTAGATTAATTACTGTACTAAAACTTGTGGGCCAGAGGGCACATCACCTCTCCTGCATATCCGTCATTGATGCTTATTCCTGGAAGAAATTTGCTCTCTGAATTTCTGGCATAGTATATCCCCACAGGCGGTGGCAGAGACACAGTAGATGATAGGATCCAAGTGTGGACACCACCACCTGCTCCAGCCTTT
It encodes:
- the LOC18105668 gene encoding probable inactive receptor kinase At4g23740, producing the protein MNMNKGLFFILCAFLFFGAVFLPTTADPVEDKKALLYFLHNIHLSRPVNWKESTSVCNNWTGVSCSNDHSRVTALVLPGVGFRGPIPPNTLRRLSAIQILSLGSNGISGSFPYDELSKLKNLTILFLQSNNFSGPLPSDFSVWNNLTILNLSNNGFNGSFPPSISNLTHLTSLNLANNSLSGNIPDINVSSLQQLELANNNFTGSVPKSLQRFPSSAFSGNILSSENALPPALPVHPPSSQPSKKSSKLREPAILGIALGGCVLGFVVIAVLMVLCRFKKNREGGLATKKKESSLKKTASKSQEQNNRLFFFEHCSLAFDLEDLLRASAEVLGKGTFGIAYKAALEDASTVVVKRLKEVTVPKKEFEQQMIVAGSIRHANVSPLRAYYYSKDERLMVYDFYEEGSVSSMLHGKRGEGHTPIDWETRLKIAIGAARGIAHVHTQNGGKLVHGNIKSSNIFLNSQGYGCVSDIGLASLMSPVPPPMMRAAGYRAPEVTDSRKAAHASDVYSYGVLLLELLTGKSPMHATGGDEVVHLVRWVNSVVREEWTAEVFDLELLRYPNIEEEMVEMLQIGMACVVRMPEQRPKMPDVVKMVEEIRRLSTDDRPSTESKLEIAVATPSPQTTEVASTSSAQQ
- the LOC18105669 gene encoding uncharacterized protein LOC18105669 isoform X2 — translated: MSRFNRRVQIPDLQLPKYDDAEEEGDYSDNNGVARLTTTGSNVSDDQEPVMGVKVLRQASRHRDIKGDYLDVPSHSYLMKIFQKQGDKQVLFADKVLKFTASGKMKHRILLITDFALYIIDPETNALKRRIALAAVEKTCLSDLSDNFLAIIIPKEYDLLMASTRKTEIVAVLVEATKSASDFELEVVFSNSFEYNADAELVKEIQFEEVEGTHYYIVIG
- the LOC18105669 gene encoding uncharacterized protein LOC18105669 isoform X3, encoding MSRFNRRVQIPDLQLPKYDDAEEEGDYSDNNGVARLTTTGSNVSDDQEPVMGVKVLRQASRHRDIKGDYLDVPSHSYLMKIFQKQGKMKHRILLITDFALYIIDPETNALKRRIALAAVEKTCLSDLSDNFLAIIIPKEYDLLMASTRKTEIVAVLVEATKSASDFELEVVFSNSFEYNADAELVKEIQFEEVEGGVKTRITRK
- the LOC18105669 gene encoding uncharacterized protein LOC18105669 isoform X1: MSRFNRRVQIPDLQLPKYDDAEEEGDYSDNNGVARLTTTGSNVSDDQEPVMGVKVLRQASRHRDIKGDYLDVPSHSYLMKIFQKQGDKQVLFADKVLKFTASGKMKHRILLITDFALYIIDPETNALKRRIALAAVEKTCLSDLSDNFLAIIIPKEYDLLMASTRKTEIVAVLVEATKSASDFELEVVFSNSFEYNADAELVKEIQFEEVEGGVKTRITRK